One part of the Ornithodoros turicata isolate Travis chromosome 2, ASM3712646v1, whole genome shotgun sequence genome encodes these proteins:
- the LOC135385994 gene encoding serine proteinase stubble-like, whose translation MWDGRRFGYTSGDRTAVEKRHRQRRRPMARVPSTLIALVFALPVISIAKGLKINPTSCENAMNEKGTCMFVWECIKLEGQHLGTCRDGFLYGSCCRYDDSINSVVDAPHVTDSSSTASPASYHKPHKPPHPLTKPPTTGFNSATSNSNTYPPRNFTLIYLTPTSSQTVSRPTSIVGVRPTTQVMSTSIQTTKATTTTKKPSSVASSQTTTSNTRWPPTLRPPGITSFWSLFRPRPTLMPLITFLPTRKPTVTSTVKPALQSTSQLTAQTVQYKPSTSVATSATPVATTVKPPPPPLQAESSQAVKNPKADCGMPTLLPQTKVVGGKSAAFGAWPWQVSVRRTSFFGLSSTHRCGGAILNRYWIATAGHCVDDLLLSQIRIRVGEYDFSSELEPLPFVERGAKKKLVHPKYNFFTYENDLALVKMSEPLEFKPHIAPICLPPDNETDDLIGQNATVTGWGRLSEGGVLPSVLQQVKVPIVSNEKCKNMFLAAGRHEYIPNIFMCAGFEEGGRDSCQGDSGGPLQLQGKDGRWFLAGIISWGIGCAEPNLPGVCTRISRFKEWIIKSTT comes from the exons AGGCATCGACAACGGCGGCGACCCATGGCACGAGTACCGTCGACACTGATAGCGCTAGTTTTTGCATTACCAGTCATATCCATAGCCAAAG GTCTCAAAATCAATCCAACATCATGCGAAAATGCAATGAACGAAAAAGGAACGTGCATGTTTGTTTGGGAATGTATCAAGCTAGAAGGACAACATCTCGGGACATGCAGGGACGGTTTCCTGTATGGTTCGTGCTGCCGCTACGACGACAGTATCAACAGCGTCGTGGACGCCCCACACGTCACAGACTCGTCTTCCACTGCGTCACCGGCATCTTACCATAAGCCACACAAGCCTCCGCACCCATTAACGAAGCCGCCAACGACGGGCTTCAACTCCGCGACTTCTAATTCCAACACGTACCCTCCCCGTAACTTTACCCTCATATACTTAACGCCGACGTCTTCCCAAACAGTTTCCCGACCGACGTCCATTGTTGGAGTTAGGCCTACGACGCAGGTGATGTCAACGAGTATCCAGACAACGAAAGCAACCACAACAACCAAAAAGCCATCGAGCGTTGCTTCTTCGCAGACAACGACGTCCAACACCCGGTGGCCACCTACACTTCGTCCTCCAGGCATCACAAGTTTCTGGTCGCTGTTTAGACCTAGGCCTACGTTGATGCCCCTCATTACATTCCTGCCAACGCGCAAGCCGACTGTGACGTCGACAGTTAAACCTGCGTTGCAATCTACGTCTCAGCTGACGGCCCAGACGGTCCAGTATAAGCCATCGACCTCGGTGGCAACATCTGCAACGCCGGTGGCGACTACGGTGAAGCCACCTCCTCCGCCTTTGCAAGCAGAATCCTCACAGGCAGTCAAGAATCCGAAGG CTGACTGTGGCATGCCAACATTGCTGCCTCAGACCAAAGTCGTGGGAGGAAAGAGTGCAGCATTTGGAGCATGGCCATGGCAA GTATCCGTGCGACGAACATCGTTCTTTGGACTGTCAAGCACACACCGGTGCGGAGGCGCCATCCTGAATCGCTACTGGATAGCCACGGCTGGGCATTGTGTGGATGA CCTGTTGCTGTCGCAAATTCGAATACGGGTCGGGGAATACGACTTCTCCAGCGAACTGGAGCCCCTCCCGTTCGTGGAGCGGGGAGCCAAGAAGAAGTTGGTACACCCAAAGTATAATTTCTTCACCTACGAGAACGACCTGGCCCTCGTCAAGATGAGCGAGCCCTTGGAGTTCAAACCGCACATCGCTCCAATTTGCCTTCCGCCAGACAACGAGACGGACGACCTCATTGGACAGAACGCAACCGTCACAGGATGGGGTCGGCTCAGTGAAG GTGGGGTGTTGCCGTCGGTGCTGCAGCAGGTGAAAGTTCCTATCGTAAGCAACGAGAAGTGCAAGAACATGTTCCTCGCCGCAGGAAGGCACGAATATATACCGAATATCTTCATGTGTGCGGGATTCGAAGAAGGTGGACGAGATTCCTGTCAG GGTGACTCAGGCGGACCACTTCAGTTGCAAGGCAAAGACGGCCGCTGGTTCTTGGCAGGTATTATCTCCTGGGGAATCGGCTGTGCCGAACCCAATCTTCCTGGAGTCTGCACGCGGATATCCAGATTTAAAGAATGGATCATCAAGAGCACGACGTAG